The Humulus lupulus chromosome 3, drHumLupu1.1, whole genome shotgun sequence genome window below encodes:
- the LOC133822795 gene encoding trans-resveratrol di-O-methyltransferase-like → MDLIDGEGSNSELFQAQSHLYKHILCYISSMCLKSVVELGIPDIINNHGKSITLPELVSALEFPPAKTGFVHRLMRLLVHSGFFTAKKVSQNQEEQEAYDLTPSSRLLLKDKVPCLSPFVLLMLDPALITASQFLGSWLQKDAAPTMPFESAHEMNFWEYINKNTEFSDLFNEAMASDSGMMNLVIKDFKSVFEGLNSLVDVGGGTGGVCRILNEAFPHLKCIVLEQPHVVANLPNTENLKFVEGDMFQAIPQADAILLKLVLHDWSDEECLTILKKCREAIPSNGGGKVVIIDIVINDEKDELEVTDAKLCFDLLMMIVSSGRERSQKDWEKLFLEAGFTRNKITPIFGLKSLIEVFP, encoded by the exons ATGGATCTCATTGATGGTGAAGGAAGTAATAGCGAGTTATTCCAAGCTCAATCCCATTTGTACAAGCATATACTATGCTACATAAGTTCTATGTGTCTAAAATCTGTGGTTGAGCTAGGCATACCAGACATAATCAACAACCATGGCAAATCCATTACTCTCCCTGAGTTGGTCTCTGCCCTTGAATTTCCTCCAGCCAAAACTGGCTTTGTCCATCGTCTGATGCGCCTATTAGTACACTCTGGCTTCTTTACAGCAAAGAAAGTTAGCCAAAATCAAGAAGAACAAGAGGCATATGATCTAACACCTTCATCTAGACTTCTTCTCAAAGATAAGGTCCCATGTTTGTCACCCTTTGTTCTTCTTATGCTTGATCCAGCTCTTATAACTGCATCGCAATTTCTTGGAAGTTGGCTCCAAAAAGATGCAGCCCCAACAATGCCATTTGAGTCAGCTCATGAGATGAACTTTTGGGAGTACATTAACAAAAATACCGAATTCAGTGATCTATTTAACGAGGCAATGGCTAGTGATTCAGGAATGATGAACTTGGTAATTAAAGATTTCAAGTCTGTTTTTGAGGGACTAAATTCATTGGTCGATGTAGGCGGTGGCACAGGAGGAGTCTGCAGGATCCTCAATGAGGCATTTCCTCACCTGAAATGCATAGTGCTCGAACAACCACATGTGGTTGCCAATTTGCCTAACACTGAAAACTTGAAGTTTGTTGAGGGTGACATGTTTCAAGCAATCCCTCAGGCTGATGCAATTCTACTCAAG TTGGTTTTACATGACTGGAGTGATGAGGAATGCTTGACGATTTTAAAGAAATGTAGAGAAGCTATTCCAAGCAATGGTGGAGGAAAGGTTGTGATAATAGACATAGTAATAAATGACGAAAAAGATGAACTTGAAGTAACTGATGCTAAGCTCTGCTTTGACTTGCTGATGATGATTGTGTCTTCTGGGAGAGAGAGAAGCCAAAAAGATTGGGAAAAGCTCTTCTTGGAGGCAGGTTTCACTCGCAATAAAATTACACCCATATTTGGTTTAAAGTCACTAATTGAGGTTTTTCCTTAG